The following are encoded in a window of Scleropages formosus chromosome 7, fSclFor1.1, whole genome shotgun sequence genomic DNA:
- the LOC108937482 gene encoding aquaporin FA-CHIP-like, which produces MKREFKSKAFWRAVLAELVGMTLFIFLSITAAVGNINNNNPDQEVKVALAFGLSIATLAQTLGHISGAHLNPAVTLGMLASCQISVFKAVMYIVAQMLGAAVASGIVYGVIPASSNALGLNTLNNITPSQGIGVELLATFQLVLCVIATTDKRRRDVIGSVPLAIGLSVCLGHLAAISFTGCGINPARSFGPAVILNNFENHWVYWVGPMCGGVAAALVYNFLLYPRLDDFPDRMKVLLSGPDGDYDVNGPDDTTAVEMSSK; this is translated from the exons ATGAAGAGGGAATTCAAGAGCAAGGCGTTCTGGAGGGCCGTGCTGGCCGAACTGGTGGGCATGACCCTCTTCATATTCCTCAGTATCACCGCCGCCGTCggcaacatcaacaacaacaacccgGACCAGGAGGTGAAGGTGGCGCTGGCCTTCGGCCTTTCCATCGCCACGCTGGCTCAAACCCTGGGCCACATCAGCGGGGCTCACCTGAACCCAGCCGTCACCCTGGGCATGCTGGCCAGCTGTCAGATCAGCGTCTTCAAGGCAGTCATGTACATCGTGGCCCAGATGCTGGGGGCCGCTGTGGCCAGCGGCATTGTGTACGGGGTGATACCGGCATCATCCAACGCTCTGGGGCTCAACACC CTAAACAACATCACCCCGAGTCAAGGCATTGGGGTTGAGCTGTTGGCCACCTTCCAGCTGGTCCTCTGTGTCATAGCAACTACAGATAAAAGGAGGCGTGACGTCATAGGTTCCGTCCCCCTGGCCATCGGCCTCTCGGTGTGCCTGGGGCACCTGGCAGCT ATCAGCTTCACTGGGTGTGGCATCAACCCGGCCCGTTCCTTCGGCCCCGCTGTCATTCTGAACAACTTTGAAAACCACTGG GTGTACTGGGTGGGCCCCATGTGTGGAGGTGTTGCGGCTGCCCTAGTGTACAACTTCCTGCTGTACCCCAGACTCGACGATTTCCCCGACCGCATGAAGGTTCTGCTCAGCGGCCCGGACGGCGACTACGATGTCAACGGGCCAGACGACACCACGGCAGTTGAGATGTCGTCCAAGTAA